CTGAATTACACGCATTTCAAGCAGCTTTAGGTGAGTTTGAAAAACGTAACACTTTAGTTGTTGGTGCATCTTGTGATTCTGCTGAAGTTCACTTTGCGTGGCTAAACACAGCTAAAGATAATGGTGGTATAGAAGGTGTAACTTACCCTTTATTAGCAGACACTAACAGAAACTTAGCTTCTCGCTTAGGTATCTTAGACTTAACAAACGAGCGTTATGATGAAGAAACAGGAGATATTACTGTAGATGGTGATAACGTAACTTACAGAGCTACATACCTTATAGATGAAGAAGGAACAGTATTCCACGAAGGTGTAAACCATATGCCTTTAGGAAGAAACGTATCTGAATTCTTAAGATTGGTAGATGCATATACTCACGTACAAGAAAAAGGTGAGGTTTGTCCTGCAAATTGGGAAGAAGGTAAGGATGCTATGAATGCTAACCGCGAT
This region of Croceibacter atlanticus HTCC2559 genomic DNA includes:
- a CDS encoding peroxiredoxin yields the protein MTLVGKQFPNLDVNAMNDMGDTFKLNILEEAKSKGKKILLFWYPKDFTFVCPTELHAFQAALGEFEKRNTLVVGASCDSAEVHFAWLNTAKDNGGIEGVTYPLLADTNRNLASRLGILDLTNERYDEETGDITVDGDNVTYRATYLIDEEGTVFHEGVNHMPLGRNVSEFLRLVDAYTHVQEKGEVCPANWEEGKDAMNANRDGVAEYLKTNA